In one window of Helianthus annuus cultivar XRQ/B chromosome 17, HanXRQr2.0-SUNRISE, whole genome shotgun sequence DNA:
- the LOC110923729 gene encoding uncharacterized protein LOC110923729, whose protein sequence is MSGTSGQNPIIIQKEGSSLSQFQCPILKPTNYMVWAIRIKTILEANGLWETIEPAENATVDTKKDKSAIAYLFQAIPEDVVLQVASCKTAKEIWDNLKVRHVGVDRVQKARMHTLLSEFELLQMKDDDTIDSFTAKINSIVTRATEVGTTLSQPTLVRKLLNGVPDKFTQIVASMEQYSDLETMTLEEAVGRLKTYEERLKLKKKESPVNNLEELLYAGHGQHVGNHGRGRLCPSQGRGKGNYQRRGEGHTSYESEGTDKPQSDDSKQETPTMRDKSKITCYRCEKLGHYAYECPTKKTKESETLLVEIEDDDEPALLMCLDGKER, encoded by the coding sequence ATGTCAGGAACATCCGGACAAAATCCGATAATAATACAGAAGGAAGGAAGTTCTCtttcccagtttcagtgtccgattctgaaaccaacaaactataTGGTTTGGGCTATTCGTATCAAGACGATTCTTGAAGCGAATGGTTTATGGGAAACGATTGAACCAGCAGAAAATGCAACGGTAGACACTAAGAAAGATAAGTCTGCAATTGCATACTTGTTTCAAGCAATACCAGAAGATgttgtattgcaagttgcaagTTGTAAGACTGCAAAGGAAATTTGGGATAATCTAAAGGTAAGACACGTTGGTGTTGATCGGGTACAAAAGGCGCGTATGCACACGCTATTATCAGAATTTGAATTGTTGCAAATGAAGGATGACGACACTATTGATTCGTTTACCGCAAAGATTAATAGTATCGTTACCCGGGCAACTGAAGTAGGAACGACGTTGAGTCAACCGACTCTAGTACGCAAACTCCTAAATGGCGTACCGGATAAGTTTACTCAAATCGTTGCCTCCATGGAACAATACTCCGATCTAGAAACTATGACGCTAGAAGAAGCGGTCGGAAGATTAAAAACGTATGAAGAGAGGTTAAAGTTGAAGAAAAAGGAAAGCCCCGTGAACAATCTAGAAGAACTTCTGTATGCGGGTCATGGACAACATGTTGGAAATCATGGACGAGGGAGATTATGTCCGTCACAAGGCCGAGGGAAAGGCAATTATCAACGTAGGGGTGAAGGACACACCTCTTACGAGTCGGAAGGAACCGACAAACCACAAAGTGATGATAGCAAGCAAGAGACACCGACTATGAGAGATAAGTCGAAAATCACTTGCTACAGATGTGAGAAACTTGGGCACTATGCCTATGAATGCCCAACCAAGAAAACCAAAGAAAGTGAGACACTCTTGGTCGAaatagaagatgatgatgaaccgGCACTTCTAATGTGCCTAGACGGTAAAGAGCGGTAG
- the LOC110920953 gene encoding probable 2-oxoglutarate-dependent dioxygenase ANS, with protein sequence MEAPSTPTLVQSITQKSTKPVVPPQYIQPPENRPNNPHNQTPINHKIPTINLTADQNPNTLRQEITRACKDWGTFHVINHGVPLNLLDEIRKVGSFFFEELPMGERIKYACDPNSPATEGYGSRMLVASDDVVLDWRDYFDHHTFPVSRRSSSRWPHVPDNYREVVEEYSDQMKLLAQKVLGLISGSLGLSSSYIEDAMEELYQNITISYYPACPQPELTLGLQSHSDFGFITLLIQDNVAGLQVVKDGEWVTVDPVSHAVLVILGDQTEIITNGIYKSCQHRAITNANKPRLSVATFHDPAKTTTVTPAFEPHKYHQVLYGDYVSSWYTKGPNGKRNIDALLI encoded by the exons ATGGAAGCTCCCAGCACACCCACCCTCGTTCAATCAATCACCCAAAAATCCACAAAACCAGTAGTCCCACCACAGTACATCCAACCACCTGAAAACCGACCAAACAACCCACATAACCAAACCCCAATCAACCACAAAATCCCAACAATAAACCTCACCGCAGATCAAAACCCCAACACCCTCCGTCAAGAGATTACAAGAGCCTGCAAAGATTGGGGCACCTTTCATGTAATCAACCACGGTGTTCCTCTTAACTTGCTTGATGAAATTAGGAAAGTGGGTTCCTTTTTCTTTGAAGAGTTGCCAATGGGGGAGAGAATTAAGTACGCTTGTGATCCGAATTCACCTGCTACTGAAGGGTATGGAAGCCGGATGTTAGTTGCTAGTGATGATGTGGTTTTGGATTGGAGAGATTACTTTGATCATCATACTTTTCCTGTTTCTCGACGGAGTTCTTCTCGTTGGCCTCATGTTCCTGATAATTACAG GGAAGTTGTTGAGGAGTATAGTGATCAGATGAAGCTTCTGGCCCAGAAAGTTTTGGGCTTGATCTCGGGAAGCTTAGGATTGTCGTCGTCGTATATTGAAGATGCGATGGAGGAATTGTACCAAAATATTACTATCAGTTACTATCCGGCATGCCCGCAGCCTGAGCTTACGCTTGGCCTGCAGTCTCACTCTGACTTTGGGTTCATCACCCTTCTTATACAAGACAATGTTGCAGGTCTTCAAGTGGTAAAGGATGGTGAATGGGTCACTGTCGATCCTGTGTCTCATGCTGTTTTAGTGATTTTGGGTGACCAAACAGAG ATTATAACAAACGGAATTTATAAAAGTTGTCAACATCGGGCCATAACAAATGCTAATAAACCAAGGCTTTCGGTTGCTACATTCCATGACCCTGCCAAGACAACAACAGTAACACCCGCTTTCGAGCCTCATAAGTATCATCAAGTTTTGTATGGTGATTATGTTTCATCGTGGTACACAAAAGGTCCAAACGGCAAAAGGAATATCGACGCACTCCTTATTTGA